The following DNA comes from Streptomyces sp. Ag109_O5-10.
CCATGTCCAGCTTGCGGGCCTGGCCGATGACGTCCGTCAGGGCGGCCTCCGGCAGGGCGCCGGGCTGGGCGAAGACGGCGACCTGGTCGCGGACGATCATCAGGGTCGGGATCGACTGGATGCCGAAGGCCTGCGCCAGCTCCGGCTGCGCCTCGGTGTCCACCTTGGCGAAGACCAGGTCGGGGTTGTCCTGGGCGGCCTTCTCGTAGACCGGGGCGAACATCCGGCACGGGCCGCACCAGGACGCCCAGAAGTCGATGAGGACGAACTCGTTGTCGGTGACCGTCTGGTCGAAGTTCTCCTTGGTGAGCTCCACGGTGCTGCTCATGTGTGCTTCCCTCTTCCTGATGTGGGGGACGCCCCGGTGCGGGACGGAACCGCTCGCGACAACATGTCCGGCCGGACAGGTATTCCGCCTGCCCACCCGTGTGGCCTCCGCGCACACCACCCGCAAGACTGGCCCCATGACGGAAACGGAATCCATCGCTTACGACGTTGTGGTGCTCGGGGCCGGGCCCGTGGGGGAGAACGTCGCCGACCGCACCCGTGCGGCCGGCCTCACCACCGCGGTCGTGGAGAGCGAACTCGTCGGCGGCGAATGCTCGTACTGGGCCTGTATGCCGAGCAAGGCCCTGTTGCGCCCGATCATCGCCCAGTCCGACGCCCGCCGCCTGCCGGGCCTCGCCCAGGCGGTCCAGGGCCCCCTCGACACCGCCGCGGTCCTCGCCCGCCGCAACTACTTCACCTCGGACTGGAAGGACGACGGCCAGGTCGCCTGGCTGGACGGCATCGGCGCCGACCTGTACCGCGGCCACGGCCGCCTCGCCGGGCCCCGCACGGTCACCGTGACCGGCCCCGACGGCACCCTCACCACGCTCACCGCCCGGCACGCGGTGGCCGTCGCCACCGGCACCCGCGCCCAGCTGCCCGACCTGCCCGGCCTCGCCGAGGTCAAGC
Coding sequences within:
- the trxA gene encoding thioredoxin; the protein is MSSTVELTKENFDQTVTDNEFVLIDFWASWCGPCRMFAPVYEKAAQDNPDLVFAKVDTEAQPELAQAFGIQSIPTLMIVRDQVAVFAQPGALPEAALTDVIGQARKLDMDEVRKSIAAQQGDAQGE